In one window of Microtus pennsylvanicus isolate mMicPen1 chromosome 2, mMicPen1.hap1, whole genome shotgun sequence DNA:
- the LOC142845061 gene encoding olfactory receptor 4F6-like, with the protein MFKTNYTELSEFVFLGLSTSRPIQHFFLAFSMVFYVAIVLGNTLVVLTVTFDPHLHFPMYFLLGNLSFIDLCLSTLTVPKMISDLSSGHNTISFQGCVFQIFVLHVLGGSEMVLLIAMAWDRYVAICKPLHYLTIMSPWTCRLLLSGAWVIGLLHSVAQLAFVAHLNFCGPNKIDSFYCDLPQFIKLACAEPHKMQFMVTANSGFISVGTFFLLIISYIVILFTVRKHSSGDLSKALSTLSAHISVVILFFGPCIIVYMWPFPTFPLDKFLAILDFMITPILIPAIYTLRNKDMKVAMRRMITQLLKMIKMS; encoded by the coding sequence atgtttaaaacaaattaCACAGAGTTGTCTGAGTTTGTATTTCTGGGACTTTCAACATCTAGACCAATACAgcatttctttcttgccttctctaTGGTGTTTTACGTAGCCATTGTGCTGGGAAACACCCTTGTTGTGCTTACAGTGACCTTTGACCCACATTTACATTTCCCTATGTACTTTCTTTTGGGAAACctctcatttattgatttatgtctTTCCACCTTAACTGTACCAAAAATGATTTCTGACCTCTCCTCTGGGCACAATACCATCTCATTTCAGGGTTGTGTCTTCCAGATATTTGTCCTTCATGTCCTGGGGGGATCTGAGATGGTACTGCTGATAGCCATGGCCTGggacagatatgtggccatatgCAAGCCCCTCCACTACCTGACCATCATGAGCCCATGGACGTGCCGTTTGCTCTTGTCTGGTGCTTGGGTTATTGGGTTACTGCATTCTGTTGCCCAATTAGCTTTTGTTGCTCATTTGAATTTTTGTGGTCCTAATAAGATAGATAGCTTTTACTGTGATCTTCCTCAGTTCATCAAACTGGCATGCGCAGAGCCCCACAAAATGCAGTTCATGGTTACTGCCAACAGTGGGTTTATTTCTGTAGGAACCTTCTTCTTATTGATTATTTCCTACATTGTAATCCTTTTCACTGTAAGAAAACATTCATCAGGTGACttgtccaaggccctctctactctTTCTGCTCACATCTCTGTGGTGATTTTGTTCTTTGGACCATGCATCATTGTGTACATGTGGCCATTTCCTACTTTCCCTCTGGATAAGTTTCTTGCCATTCTGGACTTCATGATTACGCCCATCCTGATCCCTGCCATTTACACACTGAGGAATAAAGACATGAAGGTGGCAATGAGGAGAATGATTACTCAACTGCTCAAGATGATCAAAATGTCTTGA
- the LOC142844347 gene encoding olfactory receptor 4F21-like, with product MPMDQLNDSIVSEFVLLGLSGSWKTKAFLMLTFSTLYLGIIVGNLFIVILVFADSHLHSPMYFLLANLSLNDVWVSSTTVPKMISDLLKECKIISFYSCMTQIFFIHIMGAGEMVLLIAMAIDRYTAICKPLRYLSIMSPKICISFVIAAWVTGVVHALVQFSFVINLPFCGPNKVDSFYCDFPRIIQLACTDGDKFEFVVAANSGFMSMGAFFLLLLSYMFILITVWKRSSGDLSKALGTLSAHITVVVLFFTPCMFLYVWPFPTSAVDKYLFIADFAITPALNPVIYTLRNKDIRVSIQRLYKKFGYDSFC from the coding sequence ATGCCAATGGATCAACTAAATGACTCCATAGTTTCTGAGTTTGTGCTTCTAGGACTCTCTGGTTCTTGGAAAACGAAAGCTTTTCTCATGCTGACGTTCTCTACACTCTACTTAGGAATCATTGTTGGAAATCTCTTCATTGTCATTTTGGTCTTTGCTGACTCTCATTTACATTCACCTATGTACTTCCTGTTGGCCAACCTGTCTTTGAATGATGTGTGGGTTTCCTCAACCACCGTTCCAAAGATGATTTCAGATCTTCTGAAAGaatgtaaaataatttctttctacAGTTGCATGACTCAGATCTTTTTTATCCACATTATGGGAGCAGGGGAGATGGTGCTGCTCATAGCCATGGCAATTGACAGGTACACAGCCATCTGTAAGCCTCTGCGCTACTTGAGCATCATGAGCCCTAAAATATGCATTTCATTTGTAATTGCTGCCTGGGTCACTGGTGTGGTCCATGCTCTGGTCCAGTTCTCTTTTGTTATAAACCTGCCTTTTTGTGGTCCTAACAAAGTAGACAGCTTTTACTGTGACTTCCCTCGAATCATACAACTTGCATGTACTGATGGAGACAAGTTTGAGTTTGTTGTTGCTGCCAACAGTGGCTTCATGAGCATGGGagccttcttcctgcttctcctctcctaTATGTTCATTTTGATCACCGTCTGGAAAAGGTCCTCAGGGGACTTGTCCAAGGCGTTGGGTACTCTGTCAGCACACATCACCgtggttgttcttttttttactcCATGCATGTTTCTCTATGTGTGGCCTTTCCCCACATCAGCAGTTGACAAATACCTGTTTATTGCTGACTTTGCTATCACACCTGCTCTGAATCCTGTCATCTATACACTTAGGAACAAAGATATAAGAGTATCAATCCAAAGATTATACAAAAAGTTTGGTTATGACAGTTTTTGCTGA